In the genome of Apodemus sylvaticus chromosome 2, mApoSyl1.1, whole genome shotgun sequence, one region contains:
- the Cd36 gene encoding platelet glycoprotein 4 → MGCDRNCGLIAGAVIGAVLAVFGGILMPVGDMLIEKTIKREVVLEEGTTAFKNWVKTGTTVYRQFWIFDVQNPDDVAKNSSKIKVKQRGPYTYRVRYLAKENITQDPEDNTVSFVQPNGAIFEPSLSVGTEDDNFTVLNLAVAAAPHIYPNTFVQVVLNSLIKKSKSSMFQTRSLKELLWGYKDPFLSLVPYPISTTVGVFYPYNNTVDGVYKVFNGKDNISKVAIIDSYKGKRNLSYWPSYCDMINGTDAASFPPFVEKSRTLRFFSSDICRSIYAVFGSEIDLKGIPVYRFVLPANAFASPHQNPDNHCFCTEKVISNNCTSYGVLDIGKCKEGKPVYISLPHFLHASPDISEPIEGLNPNEDEHRTYLDVEPITGFTLQFAKRLQVNILVKPARKIDALKNLKRPYIVPILWLNETGTIGDEKAEMFKKQVTGKIKLLGLVEMVLLGIGVVMFVAFMISYCACRSKNGK, encoded by the exons GAAGTTGTCCTAGAAGAAGGAACCACTGCTTTCAAAAACTGGGTTAAAACGGGTACCACTGTGTACAGACAATTTTGGATCTTTGATGTGCAAAACCCAGATGATGTGGCAAAGAACAGCAGCAAAATCAAGGTTAAACAGAGAGGTCCATACACATACAG AGTTCGTTATCTGGCCAAGGAAAATATAACTCAGGACCCCGAGGACAACACTGTCTCTTTTGTACAGCCCAATGGAGCCATCTTTGAGCCTTCACTGTCTGTTGGAACAGAGGATGACAACTTCACAGTTCTCAATCTGGCTGTGGCA GCTGCACCACATATCTACCCAAATACATTTGTTCAAGTTGTACTCAACTCGCTTATCAAAAAGTCCAAGTCGTCTATGTTCCAAACACGATCTTTGAAAGAACTCTTGTGGGGTTACAAAGATCCCTTCTTGAGTTTGGTTCCATATCCTATAAGTACCACAGTTGGTGTGTTTTATCCT TACAATAACACTGTAGACGGAGTTTATAAAGTGTTCAATGGAAAGGATAACATAAGCAAAGTTGCCATAATTGATTCCTATAAAGGGAAAAG GAATTTGTCCTATTGGCCAAGTTATTGCGACATGATTAATGGCACAg ATGCAGCCTCCTTTCCACCTTTTGTTGAGAAATCTCGGACACTGAGATTCTTTTCCTCTGACATTTGCAG GTCTATCTACGCCGTGTTTGGATCTGAAATTGACCTTAAAGGAATCCCTGTGTACAGATTTGTTCTTCCAGCCAATGCCTTTGCATCACCCCACCAGAATCCAGACAACCATTGTTTCTGCACTGAAAAAGTAATCTCCAATAACTGTACATCTTATGGTGTGCTAGACATTGGCAAATGCAAAGAAG GAAAGCCTGTGTATATTTCCCTTCCACATTTCCTGCATGCAAGTCCTGATATTTCAGAACCTATCGAAGGCTTAAATCCAAATGAAGATGAACATAGGACATACTTGGATGTGGAACCT ataacTGGATTCACTCTACAATTTGCAAAACGACTGCAGGTCAACATACTGGTCAAGCCAGCTAGAAAAATAGA CGCATTAAAGAATCTGAAGAGACCTTATATTGTACCTATACTGTGGCTAAATGAG ACTGGGACCATTGGTGATGAGAAAGCAGAAATGTTCAAGAAACAAGTGACTGGAAAAATTAAACTCCTTGGCCTGGTAGAGATGGTCTTACTTGGGATTGGAGTGGTGATGTTTGTTGCTTTTATGATTTCATATTGTGCTTGCAGATCCAAGAATGGAAAATAA